The Microcaecilia unicolor chromosome 3, aMicUni1.1, whole genome shotgun sequence nucleotide sequence TggaggtggagcatgggtggaagagaattccacaggGACGGGGCAGTGCAGTAAAAAGCAGACTGTCTTACAGACTCTAACCTAGCGGTGGCTGGTGATCTCAACAAGTTTGCATCCTCTAGGTCCTTGAGGTCTGCATCCTCTAATCTGCTCGATGATCCCTCTTTCAAGGTTTTTCTAGATAAATACAGGAACTCGATCTTCCACATTGCTGTACCTAAAccgtggaactctttgcctgacCAGCTCTGAGCCATACGCGAAAAAGCTCTAAAAACTGTTCTTTTCCGGTAAGCCTATGAGATCCCCCTTAAAGAGTAAACTTCAAAACTTTTGTACAATGGTAAGATATACTTGATTTCGATCCATGTCCGAAATGTCTGAACGCTGCCTTCAACACTGTTTATTGTTCCCTTCTCAGGACTGCAGGTGTGCgggttatacatttttaaataaataagtgtagGCGTTGGTCATTCAAGGATATTGAACGcaatcagagcggtttacaaagatgatgacaaaatcaaaaaatgaaaggaactccaaaaTCTTGGGGATAGGaaagtagactggatggaccatgcaggtctttttctgctgtcatctactatgttacttactactacttatcatttctataacgctactagacgtatcaGGTGAAAAGGTAAGTCTTAAGGGctgtacaaaacaaagaataagaGGATTCAGCTCTAAGAGAGCGAGACAGAAAATTCCAAAGCACACTCTGGATATTGCCAGAGTGGTCCAGAAGTTACTTGGGTACCACCGATATCCGAGCATTGGTATTGAATAACCATCTAGGTAGGCAGAACCGCACAAGTAGCAGTcataaccactgttccctctaagctcagCGTGTGTTCTCCAACTGCATTgttaccagtagggggtggtccttcaatattgtgttttcaggaaCTAGGGACAGATTCCCTGGAAGCCTGCAGATCTCACCtttccttcactattgaaaatgtgatagtgaaacagcacccccccactggcaggactgtagacaGAACTTAGTTTAGAGGGAGCAGTGGTCCTAACTTATCCAGATAATTGTCCAGATACTGTCATTGAATATTAGCCACAACCAGATAACTTTTAGCGGCTGAAACATTCCTGGATAATTAGTCTGGTACCAAAAGTAGGCTTAAcactgaccaccatgggctgaatatcagggggagtaATCCTATGTGTTGGCGAGGCTGTGGGCGAACAGGTTCCCATCTTCATGACTGATGTTATTTTTTTCCACGTGTGAGCTGCATTAGCGCCAACACTGAGTGGAAATCAGCAATGGTAGTGGGATTCAGTCTTGTGCCTGCTCGGACTGTGGCTGGACTCATCACTACCTTCTGATGTGGAgagacttaggagcccttttattaaagggcggAAGGGCTACTGCGTGGGTAGCATGAGggaaatcagcactactgccggATGTGCCCAGGCTTCCGGTGGTAGCTCTGATTTTGCCACGTGCCATTTCctgtgacagaaaatatttttctattttctagcgcaGGGCTGCGCTGTAGGTGTGTGCTGactgattactgcaatgcatgagcacttaccacctcctgaaTAGTAGGCATTAAGGGcttaggcagtaaatggccgtagaGTGTTTTCCCTATGTATATGTATTGTCTTTGTGAAATGGGGGATCAACATGGATTATAATCCTGTCTAAGTCGTACCTAAACCACATCCTCTGGATTTCTATATGTAAATAGTGATTTTCGGAAATAGTGTTTTCATGTGTGTATGATATACTTAAGCGAATGCTGATATTTCCCCATAGAAAtcctcaaggaggtttgattaacaggagaATGCTTGACACATTTTCTGGCCTGAAGCAAGTAGGCAGAGTTTGTcaccctatcaattacattgttttgagtgtaccaacatggcggctgctgctgctgctgctgctgctgcattggggagaattaaaatcTCCTTGGGTGGACAGGCTTCAGCCTTGcgatgtcatgccatctcctgtccaTCAGACCTCCTTGGAAATCATGAATAAAGCTTCTGAATAACCCTTATTGTATCCTATGATGATGTTGATGTGATACTTGGGATTTTCTTGTTCCTCCATGATAAAGAGTTCAAAAACAGTTTTCAGAGCACCAGGATTCCTATTATCTCACTTTAGCCAAATGTTTTATTTCAGTCAATATCCAAGAGCATTTAAAAACTGAAGAGATTTTCCTGTTTTTTCTAACAGGCAGAAGAGGGTACAGTCCTGACCCcacagtggatatcctgaaagttaAACAGCTTCAGGTTTGGGACCAGCTAGAGGGAGGAGACAAGGATACCAATATCAAGAGGGGTGAGCAAGAAaatcatttaaaataaaacagtGATTGTACTTCAAATTTTACTGATTCAGGGTGAATCTTATTACTTGATTATACATTTGTAGGGGTAAAAATTTAGCTGGCGATGGTCAGTGTTTCTGTGGCTGCTGCTGGCGTTATGCCCAAGACTTTAAGGTTGCATTGAAAACAGTTATTTCAGGTTGCCTATGGAACTATGAATTGAGATAGCTTAAGATACTGTTTAATTTGATCGACTGATGGTTATTTATGAGATGAAAATTTATGAAGCACAGAATTGAACTGCATTGCATGATAATTTAATTAATTCAACCAATAATTTAATTGTAGAAGATGTGAGCTGTTTGGTGATGCTGTTTCTGCATTTGCTTTTTGTCTTATTTGATTTTAGTTGTTTTAATGTTGTGTTTTATTGATTACTTATGTATTTTGTTATCAGCCTAGAATTTTAAGGTAGAGTGgaaaataaatgctaataaataaataaggggtcttttactaaggtgcatgaaATATGGgttgtgctagtgtaggtgcgtgttttgggcgcacacagatccatttttcagcgtgcctgtaaaaaaaaggcctttttaaaatttttgccaaaaatggcgcaaatccattttgggtctgagaccttaccaccaaccattgacttagcggtaaggtctcacacggttaCCCTGCGGTAATTGTCTGtgcatgtagaatgacgattatcgCCCAGTTTCCGCAGCGTGCaggatgcgtgtaaaaaatgaaattaccaactaATGCACATAGGATGCACGTACAcgtctatgcagcttagtaaaagggcctctaaatattcagtgccaggccacatCTGGGTATCGGCATTGAGTATCTGGCTATATGTGGCCGGCTGTCAGTTATCCAGTAAAGGGCATAAGTTAAATTGGACAGAAATAGGGCTCTGCTTTATGTAGTCCTGTTTGGCTACCTGAAGCGGTTaaatgccaactctgcccccagtCTGCCCCCCAAAATTGCCTGCTTTGCCCTTTAATATCAGCAGATCACCTTGCAcacatgatttaactgggcaggagcctctcctgaccggttaaatcactttgaatacccaccacttaatatgtaatactaaGTCATTAGAATGCAGTTGCGTTAAGCTGAAGAAATCTCAAGTCTCCTGGAGGGCATTTCAGAGTTTTTGGTTAGTGACTATAATTAGAGTGAAAGAAATCACTGCAGGTGAAATCACTCTCCAGCCGACACAGTGCACCAGTATGTTTTCCTTGTATACATTAAGAGCCCGATAGACCACGGAAGATAGCTGGGCTGAGTCCGTGGTCATCGCTGAgtacggatattcaatgccggggtgTTTCCGGAGACCTGCATTGAAGGTCTGGTTTGTAGCtggctgtggaggagtagcctagtggttagcgcagcggaccttgatcctggggaactgggttcaattcccactgcagcgccttgtgactctgggcaagtcacttcacccctcggttgccccaggtagaaataagtacctgtatatactatgtaaaccgctttgaatgtagttgcaaaaaccacagaaaggtggtatatcaagtcctatttccctttcccttcccctgtaTCACAtgacataaccggctatccgctaagCACTAACTGGCAGTATTCTGCGGGAGagagctggctatctcctgcttgatattgccagatagccgactgtgtgccatttaactggccagctgaatggttttaaatatcggacTATAAGCCCTTTGTACCGGGAGACACCTGCATACCCATGTATCTAAAACCCCTACAGGAGAGGAGGATGAAATGCACAGAACTGGCCATATAAGATTGGAATTGGTCTATTTCTGTCCTTTTTTACTTGTAACAACAGCACCCTAGGTATGTGTCATATGGAGTCATACCTCAACTATTATATTTACCTAATCATATGTCCTCCTCCATAGTTGTAAAGTTAATGATCACAGTTCCATTATTATTCAACAGTTGACACATTCAGGAATAATAGTCAGAGGCAGAGAATGCACAATGAACATCAGAAGAAGAAATCAACACATAAAGACCCACCCAGAGACAACCTGGATCCTTCAGCTGCTTTTGAAGGAGGTATCAATCGACCATTACGACCGAGCATGAAAGAAAAAGCCCCAAAGGGGAAGAGACTAAATATATGTACTCAACAAGAGAGAAATTACAATCGCTTCCCAAACCCACTGCAAACTCAGAGACAAAATGAAGGGGAGATACTTTATCAATGTACTGAATGTGAGGACAGGTTTACCAACATATCAGACCTGGCAGAACATAAAATAGTTCATACACGAAGCAAGCTTTTTATTTGTACAGAATGTGAAAAGTGTTTTCCGTACAGGTCACAACTTACAATTCATCAGAAATTTCACAAAGGactgaaaccatttaaatgttctgaatgtgataaatgttttcaTCAGAAAGGCAACTTGCGACTGCATGAAAtcactcatacaggagagaaaccatttaaatgttctgaatgtgataaaagtttcacctacaaatgtgtgctaaaaacgcatgAAAAAATCCACAggggagaaaaaccatttaaatgttctgaatgtgacaaATGTTTTCATCAGAAAGGCAACCTGCGACAGCATGAAATCACCCACCtgagagagaaaccatttaaatgttctgaatgtgataaaagtttcagtTACAAATGTGCCCTAAAAACACACGAAAAGATCCATAGTactgagaaaccatttaaatgttctgcatGTGACAAATGTTTTCATCAGAAAGGCAACTTGCGACAGCATGAAATCACCCATCTGAGAGAAAAGccgtttaaatgttctgaatgtgataaatgttacaGTTACAAATGTGCCTTAAAAACACATGAGAAGATCCACAGTAGAGAGATACAGTAGGTCATGGTGAACTTGTTCATCAACTCATGCCAACAGAAAATAAACCACAACACAGAGGTTAAGATTAAAATTATCTATGTGTGCTCCTGTAGGAAAAAAGgaggtacttaaaaaaaaaaaaaaaaaagaagaaatcatGATAAATCAGACTGTAAAGCAGAACTGGAAATGGTTACTCACCTTGTTGCTGGCTGCAAACCTGAATATAGAAACGCCTAATAAGATAGTATGTCTCATCCAGTCACACTTGTATAAACACTATAATGTCACTGTGATATCTGAATCCTGAGAGAAAAAGGGAGAATGAAGAGGTTTGGATGAGCTGGGACGTCTATTCCAATCCATATGGAGTTTGATGCAGGAAAACTGGACATAGTgataaagcagaaaaaaaaacatgagaatGGCATTGATAATAGATGTATTGGTGCTAAGTGATTATTTTGTACATTGTAAGAACAATGGCACTCATGTTTACGCATGCATTACATGCGTAAATGTTTAGAATTCTAGCATTTCTCTAAGGACGAGCAGGACAGCGTTTCTCACATGGGTGACAACATCTGATGAAACCTCAGTGCAGATGCTCCAAAGTGTACtatatctttaagaggtcctgcctaGCGTGAGCACATGGGACCAGCGGTCTTCAGTTTTCCGCGGAGagtagaggccaactgaatttcgCTTTTAGATTTGGGACTGAAACTGACCCAAATTCCACAACCGGTTgaagggaggctgaatttttttccaTCAGTGGTGGCTCCTTGTAACCTCAGACCTGTGGCTTTTCCAAATAGTCTGACAAGGGTATGTCTTCCATTGGCAAATGAAACCACCACCGAGAATGTCTTATCTCGACTTTCAGCACTGGAAAATGCTTATAAAGGAACTCTCTTCCCTTTTAAAGACCCACATTGTCAAACTCATTCCACTagagaagggattctattccaggtattttctTGTGCCCCAAaagatgggggtgggtgggtgggatgggATGTGGATTTTGTCCCATCCTAAGTCTAAGGAACCTGAACAAATATATGATCAAAGAAAAGGTCAGGATGATATCCCTGGGCGTCATTCTCCCCATAATTCAGAAAAACAAGTGTCTGTGTTCTCTGGGTTTCAAGGATACTTACACCCATAAAGGTATCTCAGATTTCATGTAGGGAGATACCACTATTAGTATCACATCTTGCTGTTTGCTCTCCATCCGCTCCCAgtgtgttcacaaaatgcctagcagcaGCTGTTGCATTGCTATGTAGACTGAGAATTCACATGTCTCCCTacttggatgattggctggtgaagagcacatcaaagGACAGTGCTCAAGAATCCATGCACTCTCCATTCATTTTCTGCATgaactatttagattttggagCTATTAGGGTTCGTTATCAACTACCCAAAGTCTCACCTGTTCCTAGGTCAAtgattggagtacataggaaTCCTGCTAGACACATTTCAGGCTCGAGCCTAACTGCCTTCGGCATGTGCAGATACCCTCATCGTCATCACCTCTCGGGTTCTTagcagccagcaggtcacagctcaggagatgttgagattgttaggccacatggcctcctcACTGCATGTCACTCTCATGGCATGCCCCCATTTGCGGGGCGCCCAGTGGACCCTTCTCAGTTGGTGGGAGGGTGTTTTGTATTCATATCCTTCCATTCTTCTGATGGGAAacctttactgaaactcaagcaggattggGGGACCATGATCCTCATCACAGAGgatctggagttatcctctgaaggtCCATGCAGTTTGGACTGCTTTCTGACCCTTATCACACAGAATGTGGGCTCTCTCTATGCTCTCAACCTCCAGTCCTTGGCCcacatggcctggatgttgagagcatagaatctGCATCCCTGCAGCTGCCTGAGGGTGAATCCAGGATAGCTTCCTCTACGAGGTGTTATACTTTTAAatggcggaggtttgccatctggtgtgagggcaggtCCCTAAATCTCtcacttgccctacacaaaacctgcttgaatacctcctacacCTTTCCGAGTCTGGTTCGAATGCAAACTGTCTAAGGGTTCATTAGTGCATATCCTAATAGAGCAATTCTCTGCATACATCTTATGTTTCTTCATAAGGTGGTgttagagttccatcttaatcagtcagttGTCCTGCTAAAATTCTTccccaaacctcatgcccatcctggtgaaagtgcactgtacaccttggactgcaagtgagccttgaccttctatctggagtggactagaCAGCCCacctagctttttgtttcttttgatccaaactgGATGGGGGCAGTCGTCAGTAAACGCACATTAtataattggctagcagactgcatctccttaACTGATGCCCAGGCTAGGctaactcttgagggtcatgttatGACTCATAaggtcagagccatggctatgttAGTAGCCACTTGAGTTCAGCCTCtgttgaggagatttgcaaagctgcgacgtggtcatcagttcacatattcacatcgcattactgccttgagcagcatACCCAACGCAATAGTCGGTTTGatcagacagtcctgcagaatttgtttggggtctagagttCAAGTCCACCCTTCTAGGCCCGTTAgtttattctgtttcaggctgcacctACACAAATATTCTTTAGTTCAGGTTGATTGATGTCTCAATGACCTTACCATTGCCAGTCTTTATTGCCTGTTGTTTTTTGTTTACGGTgggcctggtagctagggatccCCAGATGTGAGAAACGCTGTCctccttgtccttggagaaagcaaagttactcacctgtagcaggtgttctccgaggacagcaggacacgtATTCTCatattcccttcctccttccctagtAGTTGTATTCTTTCAGCTATGTCATTGCACTTCTAGTCCCTTGCTCTCACGCttggtgggaaggcacttgcgcatgcatGGGTGGGACACTGCCAAAGGCCTCTTAAAGATATAGTACCCTGGGTAGCGTCTTTGATGATGTAAGAATAAGTGacctgctgtcttcagagaacatctgctacaggtgagtaactctgCTTTGTGCGCATATATACACACTCTTAAATGCATAAATGCTAGCATGATGCCTAAAAACTAATCTGCTAAAACAagggagtagcatgatcaacaagACTCTTCATTATGTCTCCTTGGATTTTTGGAAGACTCTTGTTGATCGCGCTACTTCCTTGTTTTAGCATTGCTCCGTTCATAGCAAATCTCATTTCTCCACCTCGGTGGTCAATCCTCATCTTGTTTAAAAGCTAATCTGCAAATATTTGTTTAATCttatagtgcatatttgcaaagtGTGTGCAGAGGGATGGAACATGGGTGGGACATAGACAGGGCTCTCACTATGAGTTACACAGGCCCCTAATGCATTTAGATATGCACACCCTTACCAGTTCCATGGTTGGCATAAGAGTGAATGCTTAATTGTTAGGCGCTTTGATAGCgggttactctagtattctataacaaaacctAGGCACCTAGGTTCCTTTATAGGATAGAATCCTACTAAGCACACTCCAGGAGCCTAattggaggggaaagggggagggatttgatatgccacctttttggttacaatcaaacagtttacatattgggagtagaggagtagtctagtggttagtgcagcagactttgatcctggggaactgggttcaattcccactgtagcaccttgtgactctgtacAAGTCtcgtcaccctccattgccccaggtacaaataagtacctgtatatactatgtaaaccgctttgattgtagttgcaaaaaccacagaaaggcagtatatcaagtctcattcccattatatagaggtacttattttgtacctgaggcaatggagcattaaatgacttgcccagagtcacaatgagcttgCAGtgtgaatcgaacccagttctcaggCATCCAGAATTGCCCCTACTGCGGAGTGACAGAAGATGCTGAAGTATCAAGAAATCACAATTAATTGAGCCAAGTACTTTTCAAGGTGGGTGTAACACAAGAATCCAAAGAAAAGAACCCAACGCTCAAAATGATTTTCGGTTAATTTAAATGTTAAAGAAATAAGCAGGGTCATGTGAATTCTTTAGACCTCAGCGGCGACTTGTTTCACAAGGGCCACTTTGCCCTTGATTCGCCAGCCTCTTTACAGGTCAATAATGATTTAAACTTTcctacattttaataatttatatCCAAACATTGTCATATTTTTGTCATTTCAATTAAGTAAATCAATGCTACCTAGCTTCAGCATGAAGATTCACTTTATGggtgaaaaggtacagagaagaggaaAGACTGAgacagcttgggctcttcagcttggaaaatagatggctgaggggagatatgatagaggaataTAAAATACTAAGCGGagcggaatgggtagatgtgaatcgcttgtttactctttctaaaaatactaggactaaggggaatgcaatgaagctacaaagtagtaaatttaaaacgagtctgtgaaaatgtttctttagtcaatgtgtaattaaactctagaattcgttgccagagaatgtggtaaaagcagttagcatagtggagtttaaaaaaggtttgtaaagcttcctaaaggaaaagtacataagccattattaaaatggactttgggaaaatccactgcttatttctagaagcaGCACAAAAAACTAAGATGTCTGTGCAGGAATAGACAACTTATCATGTGTTATGTTATTAGGGGAAAGTCTCATATAACCACCGGGGCCTGCTGTATTATTTCACTCACCAATAAGGTGAACCCCTATCGGTGACGATTTTAATCATTGATAAAAAAAACCCCTTCCTTCCTAAGTGTGTAGTGGCTGTaaagatgtttgttttttttactttttctttttttatctttattttactGCAAAATACTTTGTGCTTATCGCTCAATCACCCACACACTCTAAGCGTCAAGATGTTGACAACGGCAGGCTTGCAGTAATCACTTATCTGAATGTTCGGGTGTGCATACGAATCTCTggaccccgacaggtgcctgttttgctTTTCGAGCTTTGGATGTAGCACCGGATATTGATTGAACCTCCTTGGTTCCATCTTTACAGCCACCGCACACTTAGGAAGGAAGGGGGGTTTTGTCGATGATTAAAATCGTCACCGATAGGGGTTCACCTTATCGGTGAGTGAAATAATACAGCAGGCCCCGGTGACTATATGAGACTCTCCCCTAATAACATAACGCATGATAAGTTGTCTATTCCTGCACAGACATCTTAGTTTTTTGTATTGCACAAATTGGTTGTAGTAGATTAGCGCTGTATTTGTTTAACAGTATttctagaagcagcagcagcataaaatgcattctaccgttttgggatcttgccaggtacttgtactggaaaaaggataatgggcttgatggaccttcggtctgtttcagtatggtaacacttatgtacttatgggactGCTAGCCAACATGTGGCATGTTTCGCAGTAGGTGTTTCAGGGTTCGGTCATATTCCAACACACGCTCACCATATCTATAACCAGTTGGTGAGCGTGTGTTGGAAAATGGGCAGTTATTGCGAAACATGCCGCATATCGGCTAGCGGTCCCATAAAGTGAATCTTCATGCTGAAGCTAAGTAGCACTGATTTACTTGTTTAATTGAAATGAAAAAATAAGATAATGTTTGGa carries:
- the LOC115466312 gene encoding oocyte zinc finger protein XlCOF6.1-like; translation: MNDPAKSFSNIKPEIVIRFKQEEFGVEPEGSEESGSLTIRGTYEELHEAGRRGYSPDPTVDILKVKQLQVWDQLEGGDKDTNIKRVDTFRNNSQRQRMHNEHQKKKSTHKDPPRDNLDPSAAFEGGINRPLRPSMKEKAPKGKRLNICTQQERNYNRFPNPLQTQRQNEGEILYQCTECEDRFTNISDLAEHKIVHTRSKLFICTECEKCFPYRSQLTIHQKFHKGLKPFKCSECDKCFHQKGNLRLHEITHTGEKPFKCSECDKSFTYKCVLKTHEKIHRGEKPFKCSECDKCFHQKGNLRQHEITHLREKPFKCSECDKSFSYKCALKTHEKIHSTEKPFKCSACDKCFHQKGNLRQHEITHLREKPFKCSECDKCYSYKCALKTHEKIHSREIQ